A genomic region of Anas platyrhynchos isolate ZD024472 breed Pekin duck chromosome 9, IASCAAS_PekinDuck_T2T, whole genome shotgun sequence contains the following coding sequences:
- the SST gene encoding somatostatin: MLSCRLHCALALLSIALALGTVSAAPSDPRLRQFLQKSLAAAAGKQELAKYFLAELLSEPSQTENEALESEDLSRGAEQDEVRLELERSANSNPALAPRERKAGCKNFFWKTFTSC; encoded by the exons ATGCTGTCGTGCCGCCTCCACTGCGCCCTGGCCCTGCTCTCCATCGCCCTGGCCCTCGGCACCGTCTCGGCCGCCCCCTCGGACCCTCGGCTCCGGCAGTTCCTGCAGAAATCCCTGGCTGCCGCCGCCGGGAAGCAG GAACTGGCCAAGTACTTTTTGGCAGAACTGCTCTCAGAGCCCAGCCAGACAGAAAATGAAGCCCTGGAGTCTGAGGACTTGTCCCGAGGGGCCGAGCAGGACGAAGTGAGACTGGAGCTGGAGCGCTCGGCTAACTCAAACCCCGCTCTGGCGCCCCGGGAACGCAAAGCGGGCTGCAAGAACTTCTTCTGGAAAACTTTCACATCCTGTTAG
- the BCL6 gene encoding B-cell lymphoma 6 protein: MASPADSCIQFTRHASDVLLNLNRLRSRDILTDVVIIVNREQFRAHKTVLMACSGLFYSIFTDQLKCNLNVINLDPEINPEGFCILLDFMYTSRLNLRENNIMAVMATALYLQMEHVVDTCRRFVKSSEAEMVSAVKTPREEFLAGRMLSHPEVMAYRSRDVSENSMPLQNGSLCNGRAFAPGLFNSLSGSSIPYPGYSPLPLNGFLVDDELREMRMPLSEVSRAGAFPKERILPCDSSRTIPTEYMRTITDISANMCHATIYAPKEGAAEEARSDMHYGVASGPKPVVPSIRNNPYFSCDKVAKEEERTSSEDEISQHFEPTNTPLDRKGLISPQSPQKSDCQPNSPTESSSSKNARISQNSNSLFTKSPTDPKACNWKKYKFIVLNSLNQNAKQDSADQNEMGTLSPRTYMPMSTCQQSMEPEHLNVQSPTKMSVNGEDSNIPQASRLNNIVNRSRDGSPRSSEGQSPLYMHSSKCSSCGCQSPQHAEMCLHTPGSAFGEEMGETQSEYSDSSCENGAFFCNECDCRFSEEASLKRHSLQVHSDKPYKCDRCQASFRYKGNLASHKTVHTGEKPYRCNICGAQFNRPANLKTHTRIHSGEKPYKCETCGARFVQVAHLRAHVLIHTGEKPYPCEICGTRFRHLQTLKSHLRIHTGEKPYHCEKCNLHFRHKSQLRLHLRQKHGAITNTKVQYRISASEVPPELPKAC, from the exons ATGGCCTCGCCGGCAGACAGCTGCATCCAGTTCACCCGCCACGCGAGCGATGTCCTCCTCAATCTCAACCGCCTTAGGAGCCGGGATATCCTGACGGACGTCGTCATCATCGTGAACCGGGAGCAGTTCAGAGCCCACAAAACAGTCCTGATGGCCTGCAG TGGCCTCTTCTACAGCATCTTCACTGACCAGCTCAAGTGCAACTTGAATGTCATCAACCTAGACCCTGAAATTAACCCCGAGGGGTTTTGCATCCTCTTAGACTTCATGTACACATCCCGCCTGAACCTGCGGGAGAATAATATCATGGCTGTGATGGCCACAGCGCTGTACCTGCAGATGGAGCACGTGGTTGATACTTGCCGAAGATTTGTCAAATCTAG TGAAGCTGAGATGGTGTCTGCTGTGAAGACCCCGAGGGAAGAGTTTTTGGCTGGCCGGATGCTGAGCCACCCAGAGGTGATGGCTTATAGGAGCAGAGATGTCTCGGAGAACAGCATGCCTCTCCAGAACGGGTCCCTCTGCAACGGGAGGGCTTTTGCACCTGGCTTGTTCAACAGTTTGTCTGGATCCTCCATTCCCTACCCCGGGTACAGCCCCCTCCCTCTGAATGGCTTCCTTGTGGATGACGAGTTGCGGGAGATGAGGATGCCTCTCTCTGAAGTCTCGAGGGCAGGCGCCTTCCCCAAGGAGAGGATCCTGCCGTGCGACAGCTCCAGGACGATCCCCACCGAGTACATGAGAACCATCACCGACATCTCGGCCAACATGTGCCACGCCACCATCTATGCTCCGAAAGAAGGCGCTGCTGAAGAAGCCAGGAGCGACATGCACTACGGCGTAGCCTCTGGCCCCAAACCTGTCGTCCCCTCGATCCGGAACAATCCCTACTTCTCTTGCGACAAAGTGGCCAAAGAGGAGGAGAGGACCTCTTCAGAGGATGAGATCAGCCAGCACTTTGAGCCCACCAACACCCCCCTGGACCGCAAGGGACTTAtcagcccccagagcccccagaAGTCAGACTGTCAGCCCAACTCGCCGACCgagtccagcagcagcaagaacGCCCGCATCAGTCAGAACTCCAACTCCCTCTTCACCAAGAGCCCCACAGACCCCAAAGCCTGCAACTGGAAGAAGTACAAGTTCATCGTCCTCAACTCTCTGAATCAGAACGCCAAGCAAGACAGCGCTGACCAGAATGAGATGGGAACCCTCTCTCCTCGCACCTACATGCCCATGTCCACCTGCCAGCAGTCCATGGAACCGGAGCATCTCAACGTGCAATCCCCCACCAAGATGAGCGTGAATGGAGAAGACTCCAATATCCCCCAAGCGAGCAGACTCAACAACATCGTTAACAG GTCCCGGGATGGGTCCCCTCGGAGCAGCGAAGGACAGTCCCCGCTGTACATGCATTCGTCCAAGTGCAGCTCCTGCGGCTGCCAGTCCCCACAACATGCTGAGATGTGCCTTCATACCCCTGGCTCAGCCTTTGGAGAGGAGATGGGGGAGACCCAATCTGAATACTCTGACTCCAGCTGCG AGAACGGAGCTTTCTTCTGCAACGAGTGCGACTGCCGGTTCTCCGAGGAGGCCTCCCTCAAGAGGCACTCCCTGCAAGTGCACAGCGACAAGCCCTACAAGTGTGACCGCTGCCAGGCCTCCTTCCGCTACAAGGGGAACCTCGCCAGCCACAAAACCGTCCACACAG GAGAAAAACCGTACCGCTGCAACATCTGCGGGGCACAGTTCAACCGGCCGGCCAACCTGAAAACCCACACACGCATCCACTCCGGAGAGAAACCCTACAAGTGTGAGACCTGCGGGGCCAGATTCGTCCAG GTGGCCCACCTCCGTGCTCACGTGCTCATCCACACCGGGGAGAAGCCGTACCCCTGCGAGATCTGCGGCACGCGCTTCCGGCACCTGCAGACCCTCAAAAGCCACCTTCGAATCCACACGGGAGAGAAACCATACCAT TGTGAGAAGTGCAACCTGCACTTCCGCCACAAAAGCCAGCTGCGGCTCCACCTGCGGCAGAAGCATGGGGCCATCACCAACACCAAGGTGCAGTACCGCATCTCGGCGAGCGAGGTGCCTCCGGAGCTCCCCAAGGCTTGCTGA